From the Cryptomeria japonica chromosome 2, Sugi_1.0, whole genome shotgun sequence genome, one window contains:
- the LOC131032577 gene encoding uncharacterized protein LOC131032577, which yields MCKNAATEDQDILNKSLEESNRNTNTMTTQLEEARGICEEIKSNLEAKKIRYEELESEIKVKEKECQNLKDEVVKLTKEIEKCQDDLKLRMKFEGSTNALNNMLDKQNKNKDSTSLGYEVGQCSINTDSSKKDIKFVSSSENGQNKTFKVKNSPRRKIDLTTTTESIKTLAAATRKINTDSKGKGKLTKDGFIKDKDTRIKFRRPPIGRILGYVGAHKTKQVSTEMYIQGGVCYKKV from the coding sequence ATGTGTAAGAATGCTGCTACTGAAGATCAAGATATATTGAATAAGAGTCTTGAAGAATCTAATAGGAATACCAACACAATGACAACACAACTTGAAGAAGCCAGAGGAATATGTGAAGAAATAAAATCAAATCTTGAAGCCAAGAAAATAAGGTATGAGGAGTTAGAATCAGAAATAAAAGTCAAAGAAAAGGAGTGTCAGAACCTAAAGGATGAAGTGGTAAAGCTCACAAAAGAGATTGAGAAGTGCCAAGATGATCTTAAGCTAAGAATGAAGTTTGAGGGTAGCACCAATGCATTGAACAATATGTTggataaacaaaataaaaacaagGATTCCACAAGCCTAGGATATGAAGTTGGTCAATGCTCTATCAATACAGATTCATCAAAGAAGGATATAAAATTTGTGTCTTCAAGTGAAAATGGTCAAAATAAAACCTTCAAAGTCAAGAATTCTCCAAGGAGGAAGATTGATTTAACTACCACTACTGAAAGTATAAAGACACTAGCTGCTGCTACAAGGAAAATTAATACTGATTCAAAAGGAAAAGGCAAGCTGACTAAAGATGGATTCATCAAAGATAAGGACACAAGAATAAAGTTTAGGAGACCTCCTATTGGAAGAATACTAGGATATGTTGGTGCTCACAAGACTAAACAAGTTTCAACCGAGATGTACATCCAAGGGGGAGTATGCTATAAGAAGGTTTAG